A region from the Cannabis sativa cultivar Pink pepper isolate KNU-18-1 chromosome 9, ASM2916894v1, whole genome shotgun sequence genome encodes:
- the LOC115721971 gene encoding uncharacterized protein LOC115721971, giving the protein MSRQPRVKKKSSTDIGTGDVTPKQIAFIVDRYLFDNNFSQTRSLFRTEAASLIAQSPSQEATKGILGLGQIINEYISLKAQKLMVDQERARLEQDKFRVQTLLQSMQNAMTVYSATGSSSTPAAIVSAAHKPAVMASRLQSVSGSQAGFPLHNNPTVQSMSMPSNTNAQPTNNKRKNAKVVSNVPPPAGKRSRSKFSAPEKVPQHGSAVNSQENTQAPSSAVETSPNICVASGSNVVKCLFNQPSFSIPTNTSVPKTPPRANSSQSDKSTSPLDVSKCSNASTPADLTPTRCTVISSSKRVTLSPCKQMAFYMEKNQCISTSSPAKTNSKRQTTSNNPRRLDFSDSDPLVNLGSDEPIVEQASTSESEKEIDLFDIDLPNFDVMGDDFSFTEMLGAFDFDCGEMDYSCQPPIGASMDTISGSSPESMCGYMGSNQVISEFSSVTEVLSQQDMSMQGPDSTTALKSVTRCIKIISPVKSRGSSMDQNCTSTN; this is encoded by the exons ATGAGCAGACAACCCAGAGTCAAGAAGAAGTCATCTACCGACATTGGTACCGGAGACGTAACTCCAAAGCAAATTGCTTTCATCGTCGATCGATATCTATTCGACAATAATTTTTCTCAAACTCGCTCTCTTTTTCGTACTGAAGCCGCCTCCCTCATTGCTCAGTCTCCCAGTCAAGAG GCGACTAAGGGAATACTGGGTCTTGGTCAGATAATTAACGAATATATAAGTTTGAAAGCACAAAAATTAATGGTAGATCAAGAAAGGGCTCGACTTGAGCAGGACAAGTTCCGGGTTCAGACGCTGTTGCAGAGTATGCAAAACGCAATGACTGTTTATAGTGCTACTGGAAGCTCGTCTACGCCGGCGGCGATTGTTTCTGCAGCTCACAAGCCAGCGGTTATGGCTTCTCGGCTGCAGTCGGTTAGTGGGTCTCAAGCAG GGTTTCCTTTGCACAATAATCCAACTGTTCAATCAATGTCCATGCCTTCCAACACAAATGCTCAACCTACAAATAATAAGAGAAAAAACGCCAAGGTTGTTTCGAATGTCCCTCCCCCAGCTGGGAAGAGATCTCGCAGCAAATTCTCAGCTCCAGAGAAAG TTCCACAACATGGTAGTGCTGTTAATAGTCAAGAAAATACTCAGGCTCCCTCTTCAGCAGTTGAAACATCTCCAAATATCTGTGTGGCTAGTGGGTCAAATGTAGTTAAATGTTTGTTTAACCAGCCTTCATTCTCCATTCCGACGAATACTTCTGTTCCCAAGACGCCTCCACGAGCAAATTCCTCTCAAAGTGACAAATCAACATCTCCGCTTGATGTTTCTAAATGTAGCAATGCTAGCACTCCTGCAGATTTGACCCCAACAAGATGCACTGTAATATCATCATCCAAAAGGGTAACACTGAGTCCATGTAAACAAATGGCTTTCTACATGGAGAAAAACCAGTGCATTTCTACTTCCTCGCCCGCCAAGACAAACTCAAAGAGGCAGACCACAAGCAATAATCCAAGAAGACTCGATTTTAGTGATTCTGATCCATTGGTGAATTTGGGATCAGATGAACCAATTGTTGAGCAGGCTTCTACATCTGAGTCTGAAAAGGAAATTGACCTTTTTGACATTGATCTGCCTAATTTTGATGTCATGGGAGATGATTTCTCATTTACTGAAATGTTGGGTGCTTTTGATTTTGATTGTGGAGAAATGGATTACTCTTGCCAACCACCGATAGGAGCTTCTATGGATACCATTTCAGG CTCATCACCTGAATCAATGTGTGGCTATATGGGGTCCAACCAAGTTATATCGGAATTCTCTTCTGTGACAGAAGTATtatcacaacaagatatgagTATGCAAG GGCCGGATTCTACGACAGCTCTAAAATCTGTGACAAGATGCATCAAAATTATAAGTCCTG TAAAATCTCGTGGGAGTTCTATGGATCAGAATTGTACGTCAACAAACTGA
- the LOC115723330 gene encoding fructose-1,6-bisphosphatase, chloroplastic, whose product MRSFMAATGTGTIPASSSSHILFSSISQRRHYPLLAWGNPTHSTAPTSAASFRYRTTPRPAAVVTPPTTETTDVGSKRSEKREFYPIEHLTTWLLKHEQSGDIDAELTIVLSSISLACKQIASLLQRSSITNLTGAQGTINIQGEDQKKLDVISNELFCSCLRSSGRTGIIASEEEDVPVAVEETYSGNYIVVFDPIDGSANIDTALTTGSIFGIYGPDKQCLVDLDDDSPLDEAKERCIISVCQPGSNLLAAGYCLYSSSVVFTLSIGKGVFAFTLDPTYGEFVLTHENIQIPKTGKTYSFNEGNYDLWDEKLKNYLDHLRQPGPSGKSYSGRYIGCLVGEIHRMLLRGGIYGNPDNKYSKNGNLRLLYECAPMSYLVEQAGGKATDGRQRILDITPSEVHQRTPIFIGSAEEVEKLEKYLA is encoded by the exons ATGAGATCATTCATGGCTGCCACTGGAACTGGAACGATTCCAGCTTCGTCTTCTTCACATATTCTCTTCTCTTCCATTTCTCAACGGCGCCACTATCCTCTTCTTGCCTGGGGGAACCCAACCCACAGTACGGCCCCAACCTCCGCCGCCTCTTTCCGATACCGAACGACGCCGAGGCCTGCGGCGGTGGTGACTCCGCCGACGACAGAGACGACTGATGTTGGAAGCAAAAGGAGCGAAAAACGTGAGTTCTACCCTATCGAACATCTTACGACGTGGCTTTTGAAGCACGAACAAAGCGGTGACATCGACGCCGAGCTCACCATCGTTCTATCCAGCATCTCCTTGGCTTGCAAACAGATCGCTTCGCTGCTTCAGAGGTCTAGCATTACTAACCTCACCGGTGCTCAGGGAACCATTAACATCCAAGGCGAAGATCAGAAGAAGCTCGATGTTATCTCTAATGAG CTATTTTGCAGTTGTTTAAGGTCTAGTGGCCGGACTGGGATAATAGCTTCAGAGGAGGAAGATGTGCCTGTTGCAGTAGAAGAAACTTACTCAGGAAACTACATTGTTGTGTTTGACCCCATTGATGGCTCTGCCAATATTGATACTGCCTTAACTACTGGCTCTATCTTTGGCATATACGGCCCAGACAAGCAATGCCTTGTTGATCTTGATGATGATTCCCCG CTAGATGAAGCCAAAGAGAGGTGCATCATCAGTGTTTGCCAGCCGGGTAGCAACTTGTTAGCAGCTGGATATTGCCTGTATTCAAGCTCAGTTGTTTTCACTCTTTCTATAGGGAAAGGAGTATTTGCATTCACCTTGGATCCTACTTATGGTGAATTTGTATTGACACATGAAAATATTCAGATTCCCAAAACTGGGAAAACTTATTCATTCAATGAAGGAAATTATGACCTTTGGGATGAAAAGCTAAAGAACTATCTTGACCACCTTAGGCAGCCTGGCCCCAGTGGCAAGTCATATTCTGGCCGTTATATAGGTTGCCTGGTTGGTGAAATTCATAGAATGTTGCTTCGTGGTGGAATCTACGGGAACCCCGATAACAAGTACAGCAAAAATGGAAACTTACGGCTACTGTATGAATGTGCACCGATGAGCTACCTTGTAGAACAAGCAGGTGGGAAAGCTACTGATGGTCGCCAAAGAATTCTTGATATCACACCATCTGAG GTGCACCAGCGCACGCCAATTTTCATTGGAAGCGCAGAGGAAGTGGAGAAATTAGAAAAGTATTTGGCTTGA